The Falco peregrinus isolate bFalPer1 chromosome 1, bFalPer1.pri, whole genome shotgun sequence genome has a window encoding:
- the TP53I11 gene encoding tumor protein p53-inducible protein 11, translated as MAAKQPPPLMKKHSQTDLVSRLKTRKILGVGGEDDDGEVHRSKISQVLGNEIKFAVREPLGLRVWQLVSAIMFSGVAIMALTFPDQLYDAIFDEESVSSSKTPIRLYGGALLSISLIMWNALYTAEKVIIRWTLLMEACYFTVQFLVTTVSLVENSRIATGAMLLLVSRALFILISIYYYYQVGRRPKKV; from the exons ATGGCGGCAAAGCAGCCCCCACCGCTGATGAAGAAGCACAGCCAGACTGACCTGGTGAGCAGGCTGAAGACACGCAAGATCCTGGGTGTTGGCGGGGAGGACGATGATGGTGAAGTCCATCGCTCAAAG ATTAGCCAGGTACTGGGAAATGAAATCAAGTTTGCTGTCCGGGAACCACTGGGGCTCAG GGTCTGGCAGCTGGTTTCCGCCATCATGTTTTCTGGGGTCGCCATCATG GCCCTCACTTTCCCTGACCAGCTCTACGATGCCATCTTTGATGAGGAATCggtgagcagcagcaagacTCCCATCCGGCTCTATGGAGGAGCCCTCCTCA GTATCTCACTCATCATGTGGAATGCCCTTTACACGGCTGAAAAAGTCATCATCCGCTGGACCTTGCTGATGGAGGCGTGCTACTTCACCGTGCAGTTCCTGG ttACCACTGTCTCCCTGGTTGAGAATAGCCGGATAGCCACAGGTGCCATGCTCCTCCTGGTCAGCCGAGCCCTCTTCATCCTCATcagcatttattattattaccaagTTGGACGCCGTCCCAAGAAAGTCTAA